Proteins encoded together in one Lathyrus oleraceus cultivar Zhongwan6 chromosome 5, CAAS_Psat_ZW6_1.0, whole genome shotgun sequence window:
- the LOC127081110 gene encoding PKS-NRPS hybrid synthetase cheA-like has protein sequence MENLPKICVDTTDAFMTTERFGTREEVIRWIKEVGIDNKVTVIISRSDTETGKRGRSNKIIFGCDKGGKHKISDSGTQSASKKCGCPFKIRSTPAKDGSGWKIDVKCGLHNHGLPDRLEGHSFIGRLTTDEKQHVADLAKRHVAPRNILLSLQDKFPENVTRITQVYKHKSVIEKEIRGPRSEIQHLFKLIEDAGYVYWSRKKDDSEVVREIFWAHPDSVKLLNIFPIVLVMDSTYKTNKYRQPLFEIVGMTSTELTFAVGFAYMESEQTENFCWVLEKLKELFVKKDMCPQVILTDRDLALMKAIEVVFPNSINLLCRFHINKNVGAKCKQHVVNDLQKTIDTLWMEVVWASDEVEYGQRLHQLEQACVDYSGFINYVKDTWLTPHRHRFVGAWINRVLHLGNTTTNRVESAHWKLKQMLGNSIGDMVKCWEAMNNNLRLQLGNIRASFQKSFYEVENAHVSPFYGYLRGSVSRAALRRIAEELLRVDYVGTNRQICGCTLRTSYGLPCACELGRYRVGGV, from the exons atggaaaatcttcccaaaatatgtgtagatactactgatgcgtttatgacgacggaaagatttggtacacgagaagaggttatcagatggattaaagaggttggaatcgacaataaagtaactgttattatcagtcgttcagatactgaaacggggaagagagggagaagtaacaaaataatatttggctgtgataaaggtgggaaacacaagattagtgatagtggtacccaaagtgcgtccaagaaatgtggatgtccatttaaaatcaggtcgactccggcgaaagatggatctggttggaagattgatgtaaaatgtgggttacataatcatggtttacctgatagattagaaggtcattcgtttattggtaggttgaccacagatgagaagcaacatgtcgctgatttggcaaagagacatgtagcacctagaaacattttgctttccttgcaagacaagtttcctgagaatgtcactcgtattacgcaagtatacaagcataagagtgtgatagaaaaagagataagaggtccaaggagtgagatacaacatctgtttaagcttattgaggatgcaggatatgtgtattggagtaggaaaaaggatgactcggaagtggtgagagagatattttgggcacatcctgattcagtgaagttgttgaatatatttccgattgtgttagttatggatagcacctacaagacaaacaaatatagacaacctttgtttgaaattgttggcatgacatcgactgagttgacttttgctgttggatttgcatatatggagtctgagcaaacagagaatttttgctgggtattggagaaattaaaagagttgtttgtgaagaaagacatgtgtccacaagtgattttgacagatagagatcttgctttgatgaaagcaattgaagttgtgtttcccaactcgattaatttgctatgtagatttcacattaacaaaaacgttggtgccaaatgcaaacaacatgtggtgaatgacctgcaaaagacgatagacacattatggatggaagttgtctgggctagtgatgaggttgagtatggtcagcggttgcatcaacttgagcaagcatgtgttgattatagtggatttattaattatgtgaaagacacatggttgactccacataggcatagatttgttggagcatggattaatcgagtcctacatttgggtaacacaacgactaatcg ggttgaatctgctcattggaagttaaagcagatgttaggaaacagtataggtgacatggtcaaatgttgggaagccatgaataacaacttgaggttacaactgggaaacattagagcttcatttcaaaagagtttttacgaagttgagaacgcgcacgtaagtcccttttatggttatttgcgtggttccgtatctcgagctgctttgagacgtattgctgaagagttattgagagttgattatgttggaactaacaggcaaatatgtggttgtactcttagaacatcttatgggttaccttgtgcttgtgagttaggaagatacagAGTAGGTG ggg